DNA sequence from the Methanolobus sp. ZRKC5 genome:
CTGAAGGTTTCGTTATTGGAGAAGGAACACGCAGCAGCCCTGAAAAACCAAATCTTGCAGGAGTTGCAGACATGCATGATATGGATCCGGCACTCATGGGAGGGTTTAAGACATCTGCCGGACCGGAGTGTATCGCATCATGGGCCATAGCAATACCGGTTACAAGCCAGTCTGTGCTTGATGCTGTACTCAAAACAGACCATGACATTCCAATGGTCGTAAATGACGTTGATAAAAGAGTGATGATAGGCAGTAGCACATACGCCGATGCCTGGAAGAATACAGACCCTACAGTCAGCTTCAATTCTGATGCATGCCTCAATTGCGAAGTATGCAAACCTGTAAGAGATTGTCCAATGGAGGCAATATACCGTAAAGACGACAGAATGATACTTGAAAGGCATCTGTGCTTCAATTGCGGACTCTGCTCAACTCTCTGTCCGGGAGGAGTGTTCACCGCAAACTTAGGAACCCTTCACTTTGAAAAAGAAACTGAGCAGCTAAATATCCCAATCGTCCTAAGACAATCTGACCGTAAAAGATCAGAGGAACTTGCGGAGAAATTGAAAGATAGAGTAATAAATGGGAACTTCAAGCTCAACGAGATGGTTGAGAAGATTTATCCATAAACCTTTTCAGTATAGCTTCGGGAGCCATCCCAATCACCGGAGCATCAGTATTTCCCGGTTCTGCTTTTACTACAATTATCCCGTTATCCATGGATTTTAAGGTTTCTTTCAAACTCTCTGGAGTATCAACCACATATACCTTTTTATTTCCTGCACCCTTTGCAACCTCTGCAAGGTCTGTGTTCTTTAATGTGGCTGTAGGTTGGTTTCCAGTTGAACCATAGGCACGGTTATCAACAATGACAAGAAGATAATTCTCCGGTTCCTGTGAAGCTATTGTGGCAAGGGTTCCCATATTCATCAATATTGAACCATCTCCATCTATTGTAATGACCTTCTTATCAGGCCTCGATAATGCGAGACCAAGACCTATTGAGGACGCAAGTCCCATGGAACCAAGCATGTAGAAATTATTAGGCATATCACATGCATGATGCAATTCTTTGCAGGGAATACCAATGTTACCTATAAGCAATGCATCTGTTTCCTGTGCCTTTGCAGCAATCTCATTGATGGCATCTATGCGCTTCATTATTGCTTTCTCCAGAATGGTATGGGTAAAAGTACAGCAACGGGTTTTTTCTGCTCAGAAGCTGCGTTCCAGGCCTTTACAATGATATCTGCCGGGTCGACACCTTTCTGCGGAAGAAAATATGGAATCTCCATTGTGTCCAGCAACTTCGAAGTAAGCTCACCCATTGGAACCTGTGCAACTATTGGTTCGCCTTCCACACCCCTGTGACTAATTATCATTAAAAGTGGGATGCCATAAAGCATATTTAGTGAAGCAAGCGCATTGATCGAATTTCCAAGGCCTGAATTCTGCATGAGCATTGCAGGTTTCTTGCCTCCCATATAGGCACCTGCACATATACCCACGCCCTCTTCCTCACGAGTCACTGGTAGATGGAGGATATCAGGTGATTCATCTACCATTGGGATAAGCTCCTTAAGATTGGCACATGGTACACTGACAATAAAATCAATCCCTGCGTCATTTATGCCTTTGAATATGGATTCAGAAGGAGTCATGTCACCTGACAAAGTGGATATCATGTTATCACCATACCTTAAGGTCTATTGCCTCGATGCGAACGCTCCTGCCTTCCACACCCACTACCATGCCGGAGTGGACTTTCTGCATCATGCAGTATTCAGGAACGAACTTCACGGTCTGAGCTACTTTTGGAATCTTACCCTTTGCAACCTTGCCATCAAAGGCAAGTATCATACATAGACCAATATCCTTGAACTTAAACTCGTCATTTCCGAGCCTGTGAAGTGGCCCTACCATATGAACTGTGTATATTGCACCGGGAGTCTTATCGATGACCTTTGCAAAGTGAGTAACCGGACAGCCAAGAGGCCTGTATCGAAGTATGTCACCGACTTCCACTTCTATAGAAGTATCAAAGGGATGGATGTCTTCCCTGCATGAGCATTCATCTTTAAGGGGGGCCAGTGTGAAATCCGCCTCCAGACCATCAATGATACCAATTATCTTTTCATCTTCGGGAATATCTTCACCCAGAAGACGGAGTATCTTTTTCACATTGTCCTGGAAATTATCACGTGAAAGGAAAGGACACTTTTGCAGGTCTTCAGCATTTTTGATCTCTGCTACAAAATCCCTGCACTGGCGATGGCCACAACTACCACAATTGTAACCCGGAAGTAGTTTTTCGATCTCATCCATAATTATTCCCCTTTGTATTCCATAAAGCCGTCAAGATTTCTCAGGACACCCATATGATGTTTCCTTGCAACACGGGTTTCGCCAGTACACAGAGAACATATTGCAAGTGGTGGATTATAGCGTAAAACCATATTATCACAAACATCAGGACCGGAGCGTATTAGTTCTGCAAACTCGAATGAGCCTTTACCGGTAAGTCCGTTGGCTTCCACGATCTTGCATCCGGGATTCACCTCAAGCACACGTTCCCTGAAAACCTCACGCTCTGCCTGAGATACAAGGTCGCCTTTTGTTGTGACAACAACATCAGCAGTTGTTAGAAGGGGACCAACTTTCAATGGAGTGTTCGGACCGGTTGTGACATCAATGACACATACTGCAAGGCACTCATCAGGGTATGGAGCACAGCGCAGGCATAGTCCGGCAGTTTCACTCAACAGGACATCGGCACCTTCATCTTCTGCCCATTTGAGCATTTCATCGGTGTTGTAAATGGTAAAGTGATCAGGACACATGTCCTTGGCAAGGCCCACATGAACCGGAATATCCAGTTTCTTGAAACGCTGGTCATCATCTGTCCAGAGACAGTCTACTTTGACAACAGCAGGCCTTTTTTCATGCTTCATGAGGGCTTTGATGGCGTGGAGCAGAACAGAGGTCTTTCCCGAGCCAGGAGTCCCTGCAATTACAACCAGTTTCATGCGGCACTCTCAACAATATCCCCGCGCCTGATAGTTTCCCTGAGGGACATGAGCCAGTTATCAACATCTGTGATCCTGTCACAAACATCCTGCTCCTGCGGGCTTGTGGTTATGATGTCCACCATGCCACCGTTTCTGATAACGATCCTGCGGGATGACATCAGGGCAAGCACGGGATCATGCGTGACAACGACAACGATCTTACCCTCTCCTGCAAGTAACTGGAGAGCTTCCTGTTTTTTAATACCGGCATTCTCCACTTCATCGATAAGCACCACAGGGGAATCACTGATCACTGCGATATCTGCGGTCATGAGTGAACGTGACTGGCCACCACTAAGAGCTGTCAGATGGTGATGTGGAGCAATTGGTTCACCTGTAAGTGTGTTTGCAAGCTCGATAACCCTTGAAACAAGGTTTGTATCCTTGCCTCTGCTACGTGCGTGCATCTGCAGGAATTCTTCAACTGTCATGTCAGCTAGGAAATGCATATTCTGTGAAAGCTGGGCAACGAGTTTCTTGCGCGGGTCCACACGTATATTTGCATACGGTTTTTCACCGTTTATAAGAAGTGTTCTGCCGGTTGGAGTGTCTCCCTGGGCCAGTTGTTCTATGTCATCGATCAGTGTGCTCTTTCCGGAGCCTGTGGGACCTACGATGCCCACTATCTCACCACGGGATATATCAACTGATCTTATGGGCTCGTCAACACCGTCCTTGTCAACACCGCCTAGTATAGTAAGAGTGATTATTTCAGTCATAATTATACACCAAATTTTTCTGCTACCGTTTTTATTACTTTATTCTCTGCTTCTTCATCTTTTGCCGATACCGCAAGGGAAACATGCAGTTGTTTTAATTCATGATCCTGCATCAAACATTTTTGTCCGCCACCTGTGATATTGAGAACTATTTTTTCGCCGGACTTTACATTACCAGCTTTTACAGCCTGAATCAGCGTGGCAACTGCAACTGCAGCAGCCGGATTTATGTCTATGCCCTCTGAATTCTCAAAGAGTTCCTGGGCATCGGATGCTTCCTTGTTGCTTACAGCATAGATACTGCCGTTAGTTGCTTCAAGAGCATCTTTTACGCCACCTTTAACGGCGAAAGGCGGTTTCCTGTTAAAGAGAACATCATCATACATCCCATCAGGACACGCAGCATCAACTGCATCAGTATCATGCCAGAGAGAATAAAGCGGAGCGCATGGGAGACTTTGACCCAGATGAAGTTTTGGCAGAGTGTTTCCAAACCTTCCATCTTCAAGTAATCTCATGGATGCTTCCCAGGCGGAGATACCGCCGGTACCACTCCCCACTGCCTGGAAATAATGAGCAGGTAGTTCATTGGAAGTCAGGACCGCATCCAGCATAACAGTGCCCATGCCATCGCGTCTGGCAATATTTTTGGCACCGCCCTCGTTCACAAAACCTTC
Encoded proteins:
- a CDS encoding ATP-binding cassette domain-containing protein — translated: MTEIITLTILGGVDKDGVDEPIRSVDISRGEIVGIVGPTGSGKSTLIDDIEQLAQGDTPTGRTLLINGEKPYANIRVDPRKKLVAQLSQNMHFLADMTVEEFLQMHARSRGKDTNLVSRVIELANTLTGEPIAPHHHLTALSGGQSRSLMTADIAVISDSPVVLIDEVENAGIKKQEALQLLAGEGKIVVVVTHDPVLALMSSRRIVIRNGGMVDIITTSPQEQDVCDRITDVDNWLMSLRETIRRGDIVESAA
- a CDS encoding GTP-binding protein translates to MKLVVIAGTPGSGKTSVLLHAIKALMKHEKRPAVVKVDCLWTDDDQRFKKLDIPVHVGLAKDMCPDHFTIYNTDEMLKWAEDEGADVLLSETAGLCLRCAPYPDECLAVCVIDVTTGPNTPLKVGPLLTTADVVVTTKGDLVSQAEREVFRERVLEVNPGCKIVEANGLTGKGSFEFAELIRSGPDVCDNMVLRYNPPLAICSLCTGETRVARKHHMGVLRNLDGFMEYKGE
- a CDS encoding (Fe-S)-binding protein, whose product is MDEIEKLLPGYNCGSCGHRQCRDFVAEIKNAEDLQKCPFLSRDNFQDNVKKILRLLGEDIPEDEKIIGIIDGLEADFTLAPLKDECSCREDIHPFDTSIEVEVGDILRYRPLGCPVTHFAKVIDKTPGAIYTVHMVGPLHRLGNDEFKFKDIGLCMILAFDGKVAKGKIPKVAQTVKFVPEYCMMQKVHSGMVVGVEGRSVRIEAIDLKVW
- a CDS encoding cysteate synthase produces the protein MDKYSVKCLQCGEVHDSYSLNCKKDDESLLRAYYASKQLIPTDMPGIWKYYNWLPVTGIIEDGSGRTITYKSENLALAIGLDDLWIAFNGYWPQKNAYLMTCTFKDLESFPTMQRLREQEDKRIMVVASAGNTARAFAHVCSITGQPLLLVVPKESVHRLWTLHDDNHSVCLVTVEGDYFDAIALAGKIASREGFVNEGGAKNIARRDGMGTVMLDAVLTSNELPAHYFQAVGSGTGGISAWEASMRLLEDGRFGNTLPKLHLGQSLPCAPLYSLWHDTDAVDAACPDGMYDDVLFNRKPPFAVKGGVKDALEATNGSIYAVSNKEASDAQELFENSEGIDINPAAAVAVATLIQAVKAGNVKSGEKIVLNITGGGQKCLMQDHELKQLHVSLAVSAKDEEAENKVIKTVAEKFGV
- the comE gene encoding sulfopyruvate decarboxylase subunit beta is translated as MKRIDAINEIAAKAQETDALLIGNIGIPCKELHHACDMPNNFYMLGSMGLASSIGLGLALSRPDKKVITIDGDGSILMNMGTLATIASQEPENYLLVIVDNRAYGSTGNQPTATLKNTDLAEVAKGAGNKKVYVVDTPESLKETLKSMDNGIIVVKAEPGNTDAPVIGMAPEAILKRFMDKSSQPSR
- the comD gene encoding sulfopyruvate decarboxylase subunit alpha, producing MISTLSGDMTPSESIFKGINDAGIDFIVSVPCANLKELIPMVDESPDILHLPVTREEEGVGICAGAYMGGKKPAMLMQNSGLGNSINALASLNMLYGIPLLMIISHRGVEGEPIVAQVPMGELTSKLLDTMEIPYFLPQKGVDPADIIVKAWNAASEQKKPVAVLLPIPFWRKQ